In the Nothobranchius furzeri strain GRZ-AD chromosome 1, NfurGRZ-RIMD1, whole genome shotgun sequence genome, GTTGAACTACTGGTTTCATTTATGTTTCAGTCACTCTTTATGAGAATCAGTCAGAGAGAGGGGATTCCTTTTGCTCACAAACATATTTGTTTTAGTGCGTCAGTCACGGAGACGGCATGCTGAGCACAATGGCCCACTCCCAATACTCGCATTTACACCCCTGCACCCTTCAATTGTGCGTTGCAGGCCAGGGGTGTGAGTGTGTAGAGCCagggtattcaattccggtcctggagggctggtctccagcacattttagtggtttctctgctccaacacacttgattcagctgttgaatcacctgtgcagcagctcatcaggctctgcagaagcctgtttatcacctactgattgaattgaattgaataccctGGTGTAGGATGTCCCGatcctcaagtgcggaagttgaccacgcccctgtTGCCCCCTGGATCCGTTTAGGCGCGTCCGAGAAGCGGCACGCTGcatcgctaaagataggatcgtgttctatttttgctgcaagccgcttctgggacatgtcaatttccACCAGCTCAGAGTAAACACCTCCAGTATTTAACCTTGGTAAAACCTAATATTAGAaacataaatgcttttttatcCATTTTACTGTTCTTTTTTACACAGTTTAATTAAAAATTGTTGGTTttgtttttcttacttttttgGGGTAAGAAATGGCCAGCATTATGCTAAAGTCTTACCCATTTaaaatacactgaacaaaaatataaatgcaacacttttatttttgctcccatttttcatgagctgaactcaaacatctgaaactttttctacatgcacaaaacacccatgagaCTCAAAATGTTGTTCTGATATCTGTCTACAttcgattcaattcaagtttatttatatagcgccaaatcacgacaagagtcgtctcaagtccCTTCAAAAAGGAAACAttgcaatacaggtcagttcattaagccaatcagtaaaaagtttcctatataaggaacccagcagagtctttccagcaatcctcatactaaacaagcatgcagtgacagtggagaggaaaactccctttcaacaggaagaaacctccagaggatcctggctcagtataagcagccatccaccacgactcactggggatcgagaagacggagcagacacacacacacacagcatatgtaccaagtaatgtttctatggttacattgtgatttcttagtaaatattctatttggtgagagataaactttattgtatttatcctagtgaatccataattaaacaggtaaactagcagtagcacattcaacgtcaaggaaagtaaaaagttattatcaggagagggagaatgtttaagtggttagcagcagtgtgctagacgatggccccctccatgaggccaccacagctcagcagaacatcgttgtagcttcttctggggagaaaaacacttagagaaaaattaaataaacttaacagctgaaatagcaggaaataatacagtatgtcctccagcagtctaagcctatagcagcataactacagagataactcgggataacctagccttttagatggaggatgTTGGagacagggcaagggagagtcatcTTTACAAACTGTACTCTCCACcttcctgtactcccccacttgtccagatctgcctaaattttctgcctaaaactgtcagtgttgcgccgtcatcaggtaaaaactctgcactgcatttgaatttaaatctgccaccgctattggctaataggtacgctatgatgttagctggtacattatgatgtcacaatgtctttgtgagcctgtgtgtgtattagttggcagctccgccctctcggtctgctaggcaacagcattgttgcatttttcagacATGAAGTGGGAGGAAAGTAAGATTCTGGCAGGGGTGACTTGCTTTGTAAAATGACAGAAGACATTTaaacctttgatgcatgaattatgaaatcttcaaccatgatttttttaaacaacttttttcattcatctttaggtgtgaatgaaacaaatttcacatttacatattttttgtaacatttaatttacacatagtttattacatgtccaactcagtgggcagcgtgcattctgaacatgaaatatgttggcttgacttactgaagtcaaaatggaagggctcaaatgcaatagtcttcaacagctgttctTAATagcaaaagtaaataaataacaattttgagtacctgtccactgtagtgaccatcatgcgtcaaagggttaaagagcaagtcaccccctaccagaattcaactgcagtgcagtttttacctgatgacggcgcaacactgacagttttaggcagaaaatttaaatttttactaaaatgcactaacgtgctaaactattgactacacgtgtctgtagcatgattagacacgcatttatagtttatcagaaaaaaaaaagttgatttgggggtgacttgctctttaagagttgAAATGCGGTCGGCACACGTTTGACTGCATTATGGTGTTTCACAGATATGTTGTATAGGTTCATGCCCCCTGCTTAGAGCTGCACCATTTGATGAATTTTCTATAGCTAGATTTCAGACAGCCTTGTTGGTTTCCCTGAACCTACTGATTAGGTGACTGAATGGCTTCTGTGACCATTTCATTCAGATCAGGTGTGGTGCAACAGGGAAGCATGGCAGCTGTTTGACATGTTACCATTCAGAGTTTCGTGGCATGCATCGTTTTAAGAGGAAGATGCTAAACATGCGGGAGTGTTTACCTGAGAGTGGTGATTTGTGTTTGTGCAGGTGAGACTCCATCAAGAACATTGGCAGAAACGGCTacggagcgagcgagagagacagCGCTGGCAGCTAAGGAAAAAGCAAAGGACCTCGCCTCGCACGCTCACAAGAAACAATACGTATGATGAGCCGCGACCTTTGACACTGGGACAGATTTACCAGCCTCTCAGGGTTATTAGTAAGATGGTGGGTGGACCATGAAAGGCCTGAGCTGGGTTCAGGAGCCTGTTTCAGCCTCCCTGATAACGACACGCTGACTTCATGACATCACTACGTGGTTTTATTATTCACTAGGAAAACTGATTTGGTCCTGGTGCCATAAGAATAACCAACGCTGGAAGTGTTCCTTAAACTGTTCCTCAAACCCACCTGCGTCAGACTCTAAAGGTCCTCCTGATTTCTGTTCATTAGCTGCAGTTTTCAAAATACCtgattaatgtttattttttacttgtttttaagcCGTTTTGTCTGTTAATTATTCTACCGACTGATCATCTTAACGGAGGCTCCTTTTTAGTGATCACAGCTTCATAACGAGTCCTCACTCCTGCTGCTGTACCAACCAGTGTCTACACCTGATCTTCACCTTGATGCATAAATCTGAAGGCAACTGGAGCATCATGTTCAttcaataaaattaataaaatgtcAGATACTTTGACTTCGAGCTGGCGGTAAAGCGCTGAAACAGACTGGTGCACATAAATAtagaaaatatttatttgtttaaaataatattaaaaaaGACAAGCTTACACcagtacaaaaatgctacataatATTACTGGGCAGAgagacatgaatattaatgatAAGGCATCTTGCATATACACAGAGGTGAAGGGGGAAAAGCACCTTCAAAAATGCACGATACTTGTAAAACAGCACTGGTTGCATGATCATTAAAAGTACAGATTACCTGCCTGACTAGACTTTTTGTACATATAATTAACATTTTAGACCTCAGAAAAAATATTAATCAAAATTGCAGAAACGTGAATATTTGTACCAGTTGATCGAACAGACTTTAATGCTCACACCGTAGCTACGGACCTGGTTCTGATGCGTTGGACTAATTAAGTTTTAACCCAAAACGAGTGCAACGAGTAGACTTTGCATGCAACTGAAGAGCTTAAACCACGAATGAAACAAAACAATGTAGCGCAGATTAATGTCTAAGTGCATGCAACCATTTGTAAATTTGGTGCTGAAGGAGAAGCTGGACTAAAACAGCTAAATAGCTTTAAGGCAGAGTTTAGCAGGCATACTGGATGAGTTCAGATTCTTGTATAAAAGCCCTCGTTTTGTTCCTGTTAAACAATGAATCACTGGAAGGTAAAACACCTGATGGTTGTGAGGAAATGACATCACGTGTTGATGGAAGCATTTTCATAATGTAACATCCTTCCCCGTTCAGTTCAAATACACCTGTTCTCATTTAGATCATTAAAAACTAGAGAGTTTAGTTGTACAGTAACATCTTCATCTCGTCCTTCGTCCTCTGTTTTTGGAATGTTTTTCTCCTCTTCCCGTTTCCTCCTCCTGGCTAAACAAACACATCGTCTTTTCCCTGGAGTCATAGCCAGGCTCTGTCCATGCTGGAGTAACAGTGGTCTACATCCGTGTGTGCAAAGCTCAGCCCGTCAGAATCCACGCAGTCGAACACGATGCTCTCCACATCAACCTCCACGTCCTCTGTTACAGTAATAAGTAAATAGCATGAGAAAGGACCTTCCACCAAGTAGCAAGGTTGAGCTGAGACCCACCTCTGTCGGAGTCCGACCTCTCGGAGGACATGGTGGACCCCTGGCTGTTGTTCCTCATCCTCTCTGTCCCTCTCTGCAGCTGCTCCAACCGAACCCGCAGCTCCCTCTGCTGCCAGCGTAGGTGACCTTTCAGCTTCTCTGCGCGCTCGTCCTGCTCTTGAAGTTTCTGAAACCAGGCAAACGGAAAGGCAGAAACAGATGAGCAAACGTGTACAGAACCATCTTCACGCGGGTTAAGGGGGCGAAGACCTTCATGTTCACGTTGACCGATCTGCCTCTGCTGTGGTGTCAACCTCAGAGGACAGAAAGGGTCTGCAGCAGGTGACAGGCTGGCTAAGCACAACCAAGACTACATTTCTGCAAACACTAAAGGACTCTACTGACCTTTGACATCATCTGTTCTCACTGCTGCTCTCTGGAAAAGATGCAGACTCCTCAGATCTGCATTAAGTTCCTACACATCCACCTTCTCAGTaagaggccacacacacacacacacactggttcgtAAAATTTGTTTCCCATCATTCTTATTCTTGCGACTTAGCAGCGCTAAAAGAGTGGCTAAACTTGAGATTAGATCGTTGAAAGTGACTGTTGGTACCAGCTGCAGGTGACTAGTTTGTGGAGGGTCTGTAGCTAGTCTGAAGGGTGCTAGCTACAAAGTGGTTCTGTAGTCTTGAAATAACTCATCTCAAAGGTCTGATAGCAGTGAATACCAACATGACATTTTATAAACTTTACACCACAATAAACATCACATTACGTGGTTATCTGTTGTGGTTACTTGCAGCGCTAGCTACCTCAGGCCCTAACCTGACCACCTGACCCAGAATGAATCCCTCTTTCTCCAAACCGAGATCTACGCCATTCAAAACATTCCCACCAGATCTGAGCTTCACGTGTACCTTTATGTGAAGCTGAGCTTGTCTCAGCAGGTTGAGCGTGGTGTTCCTGGAGGAGTCTGATGACACAGGAACCTGCTTCTTCAGCTGCTCCAGATAATGCCTCAGCTGAGCTCGCCTGCAAACAACACATCATCAAACTCACTGAACAATAACAACATCTTCTACAAACAAGTGCCGGCATCTCATTTTTCTGATTACCTGTTTTTCTCCAGCTCATTGTGAACCGACCTGCAGATGACAATAAGAACCTTGGTCAGAGACAACAGCAGTAATGAAAAACTCAGGCACAGTGCCTGAAGGGGGAGTTCAGACCTAAAAGCTGACACACCCTCTTGTCAGTTATCTGTTATATAATGTGTTCACCTGTTGCCACCAGCACATATCCTCCTGCTCTTCTGCTTGCTTCTCTTATCGGAGTCGCTTGGACTGAAAGGCAGGGCCGAAGCATATCCGTGTTCTGCTTCTGCACGGGGGGAGAAACAGCCATCACAGCTGAGTCAGACGCAGCTGGTTCACGATGTTAAAAATAGCTTTGCATCGTACCAACAATCTGAGGTCGAGTACACATGAATACAATGGACGTAATACGGGTGGAAACAGGTCATCCGTCACCGGCTGGACGTTTACTTTTGGGTTTTGGCGCCATCACCTACCAGCTCCCCGCTTTATTTAAACTGTAACTTCGAGCCTGATAAACTAAAAGTGGCTAACATGGACTCTACGCGGTCTGTCAGCGATGCAGCTTGTACTAAAGGTCCGTTTCAGCCTTAGTTTCATTCAGCCTAACGAAGACCGCTCAGCGCCGCCCGGATTCATTTTCAAACTGGCGCAGATTGGCGCCTTCCACTAACAAAGATGCCACCGGTATGTAGGTCACTGAGTCAAAAGGCAAACACCAACAAACATGAGCTCCAGCTCAAATCCCGGTCACATGTAAACAGTCACATCACCGGAATAATAAACCGCGTTCACATTTACAGCTGGTTCGTGTTTGTTGTTTTCGTGATAACCCAGTAACTACCCATAGGCTGAAAGGTGACGTAAAACACGTACCCCGCTCTCTCCTTTCCAGAAATTCAGCAGCTCGAAGAAGCACCTGGATGTTGCAAAAGTTTCCTTCCATTTTTATGTTTTCAattttgaaaattaaaaaaaaaactcaggtaaacaaactaaAGTGGAACAAGCAATAACAGCCAAACCAGATGAAGAGCTGTGTGTATGCTACGTCTTCAGCGTACAGAACTGACAATGGCGCTACGTTCACGTACCGCACGTAGGCTCGGATAAATCCCGAGGTTATATTCTAGTCTCgtgtgactgaatggctttgaaaTAAAATTGTGCGCGCACAGTTTATATGCCTAATATTATTATTCTTAAATGTTTTATTGGGTCGATTAGGAATTTACTTATTTGAATGAGCGGCCCATTGTGTTGCAGTGCATAAAATTTCCAAAGGTACTTAAAGGGGTCAAAATACATCCACACAACCACTCCCCTCTCAAAGGTCTACTAGTTCTTCTGTGCAAAAGTCTTGGGTCATCCAGCATTTATGTACATTGTTATGAGGGAGACGAGGACTTGATTAATACGTCTCTACGCTTTGGAATTGGCTATTAGATTCCAGTCTTCTAGCCACTTTCTCTTTATTATTTTAAGCCATATAACTCTGATCTTTGAGTCATAAAATGGCTCCAAAACTTAAGACATGAACGAAAATACCCAACTGAATACctgggtttttatttatttatttgcattttgCCACGGTCCCTCAAAAGACATGTTCTAATTTATTTTGAAGAAAT is a window encoding:
- the mxd3 gene encoding max dimerization protein 3 isoform X2, which encodes MCTRPQIVEAEHGYASALPFSPSDSDKRSKQKSRRICAGGNRSVHNELEKNRRAQLRHYLEQLKKQVPVSSDSSRNTTLNLLRQAQLHIKKLQEQDERAEKLKGHLRWQQRELRVRLEQLQRGTERMRNNSQGSTMSSERSDSDREDVEVDVESIVFDCVDSDGLSFAHTDVDHCYSSMDRAWL
- the mxd3 gene encoding max dimerization protein 3 isoform X1 gives rise to the protein MEGNFCNIQVLLRAAEFLERREREAEHGYASALPFSPSDSDKRSKQKSRRICAGGNRSVHNELEKNRRAQLRHYLEQLKKQVPVSSDSSRNTTLNLLRQAQLHIKKLQEQDERAEKLKGHLRWQQRELRVRLEQLQRGTERMRNNSQGSTMSSERSDSDREDVEVDVESIVFDCVDSDGLSFAHTDVDHCYSSMDRAWL